A stretch of Heliomicrobium undosum DNA encodes these proteins:
- a CDS encoding phosphoribosylanthranilate isomerase, whose amino-acid sequence MLVNPRVKICGIRSFQDAEAAVGAGAHAIAFNFVRGSRRYINPEAAREIILELPPFVSVVGVFADEPRYSVEEIASFCRLQALQFHGEETPEYCRRWSYPVIKAFRLGDDAPEAKKGATAFTDWEPLAQAAHEYDVNAFLIDAYCPNALGGMGRTFDWSKIGGRLRRPLILAGGLNPKNVREAIVRVRPFGVDVASGVETDGKKDPAKAAAFVEAARFRPGDDDGSEALL is encoded by the coding sequence ATGCTCGTCAACCCGCGCGTGAAAATCTGCGGCATTCGTTCTTTTCAAGACGCGGAAGCGGCCGTGGGCGCCGGCGCCCATGCCATCGCTTTCAATTTTGTTCGCGGCTCCCGCCGCTATATCAACCCGGAGGCGGCCCGGGAGATCATCCTCGAACTGCCGCCCTTCGTCTCTGTCGTCGGCGTCTTCGCCGATGAGCCCCGCTACAGTGTCGAGGAGATCGCCTCCTTCTGCCGGCTCCAGGCGCTCCAGTTTCACGGCGAAGAGACGCCCGAATACTGCCGCCGCTGGTCCTACCCGGTGATCAAGGCCTTCCGGCTCGGTGACGACGCGCCGGAAGCAAAAAAAGGCGCCACCGCCTTTACGGACTGGGAACCCCTGGCCCAAGCGGCCCACGAGTACGATGTCAACGCCTTTCTAATCGACGCATACTGCCCGAACGCACTCGGCGGGATGGGGCGGACCTTCGACTGGTCCAAAATCGGCGGCAGGCTGCGCCGTCCGCTGATCCTGGCCGGGGGGCTCAACCCGAAAAATGTCCGGGAGGCCATCGTTCGCGTCCGTCCCTTCGGTGTCGACGTGGCCTCCGGCGTGGAGACGGACGGGAAAAAGGACCCGGCGAAGGCGGCAGCCTTTGTGGAAGCGGCTCGTTTCCGCCCCGGCGATGACGATGGCAGCGAAGCACTTTTATAA
- a CDS encoding indole-3-glycerol phosphate synthase TrpC, protein MTDLIPQIPLTGFLATMWEIQADRVRKARREAGFSELARGVACMGPVLDFAGALRRQRPSGPVRVIAEVKRASPSKGPLFPEAKAGDLAARYEQAGASALSILTEEKYFLGHLDDLQEAKGQVSLPVMRKDFLIDPYQIAEARLCGADACLLIAAMLGPSRLDEMCVAALEFGITTLIEVHGEEDLAWAAEAVEKNRTRRPGWLPVVGINARNLATLQVDKEQVLRLGAALPEGVVKVAESGIRDESDARRALAAGFDAILVGEALVTAADPGKALRDLIGL, encoded by the coding sequence ATGACCGATCTGATTCCCCAGATCCCCTTGACGGGTTTTTTGGCGACCATGTGGGAGATCCAGGCTGATCGCGTCCGCAAAGCGCGCCGGGAAGCCGGTTTTTCCGAACTGGCGCGCGGCGTCGCCTGCATGGGGCCGGTTCTGGATTTCGCCGGGGCGCTCCGTCGGCAGCGTCCCTCGGGGCCTGTCCGGGTCATCGCCGAGGTGAAACGGGCCTCGCCCTCCAAAGGCCCCCTCTTCCCGGAAGCGAAGGCGGGGGACTTGGCTGCACGGTATGAACAGGCCGGCGCGTCGGCCCTTTCCATATTGACAGAGGAAAAATATTTTCTGGGTCATCTCGACGATCTACAGGAAGCGAAAGGGCAGGTCAGCCTGCCGGTGATGCGCAAGGACTTTCTGATCGACCCTTATCAAATTGCGGAGGCCCGCCTCTGCGGCGCTGACGCCTGTCTGCTCATCGCCGCCATGCTCGGGCCGTCCCGCCTCGACGAGATGTGCGTTGCCGCCTTGGAGTTCGGGATCACCACGCTCATCGAGGTCCATGGCGAGGAAGACCTGGCCTGGGCGGCGGAGGCGGTAGAGAAAAACCGCACGCGGCGGCCCGGCTGGCTGCCTGTCGTCGGCATCAATGCCCGCAACCTGGCCACATTGCAGGTGGACAAGGAGCAGGTTCTGCGCCTCGGCGCGGCGCTGCCGGAAGGCGTCGTCAAGGTGGCTGAAAGCGGCATCCGCGACGAGAGCGACGCTCGGCGCGCCCTGGCGGCCGGGTTTGACGCCATCCTCGTCGGCGAAGCCCTGGTGACGGCAGCCGATCCGGGGAAGGCGCTACGGGATTTGATCGGCCTTTAG
- the trpD gene encoding anthranilate phosphoribosyltransferase, with protein MSQSLEIAKHSLQCLLSGERLGEGRAEELMNAVMEGKVPSVQLAALLVALRLTGEGEEEIAGFARAMRSRVGRELAEYVPAEFETTRLQMVDTCGTGGDGAGTFNISTTAALVVAAAGVPVAKHGNRAMSGRAGSADVLEALGVTVDLSPNYSYQCLMQTGFGFFFAPQCHRAMAHAAPTRRELGVPTVFNLLGPLSNPAGAVRQLLGVNSAERVKVIAQVLRRLGVTSAWVVHGQDGLDEISLTTPTTVARLEAGEVHVETLDPRAYGFDCCAPEDLKGGDRDQNAAITEAILKGERGPRRDIVLLNAAAALCVSGKVNGLEQGIALARTVIDSGEALGLLEQVKAFTAEAAALREQGVSA; from the coding sequence ATGAGCCAGTCCCTGGAGATAGCCAAGCACAGCCTGCAATGCCTGCTGAGCGGCGAGCGCCTCGGCGAAGGGCGGGCGGAGGAACTGATGAACGCCGTCATGGAGGGGAAGGTCCCCTCGGTGCAACTGGCGGCGCTGCTGGTGGCCCTGCGCCTGACCGGCGAGGGCGAAGAGGAGATTGCCGGCTTCGCCCGGGCGATGCGCAGCCGGGTGGGCCGCGAACTGGCCGAATACGTGCCTGCCGAGTTTGAAACGACACGGCTGCAGATGGTCGATACCTGCGGAACCGGCGGCGATGGCGCCGGAACCTTCAATATCTCTACGACGGCCGCCCTGGTCGTGGCCGCCGCCGGTGTGCCCGTCGCCAAGCACGGCAACCGGGCCATGTCAGGCCGGGCCGGTTCGGCCGATGTGCTCGAAGCCCTCGGCGTCACCGTCGATCTGTCGCCGAACTACTCCTACCAGTGTCTGATGCAAACGGGATTCGGCTTCTTTTTCGCCCCCCAGTGCCACCGGGCCATGGCCCATGCGGCGCCGACGCGGCGGGAACTGGGCGTGCCGACGGTATTCAACCTGCTCGGTCCCTTGAGCAACCCTGCTGGGGCGGTGCGCCAACTGCTCGGCGTCAACAGCGCCGAACGGGTGAAGGTGATCGCCCAGGTGCTTCGCCGCCTCGGGGTCACATCGGCCTGGGTGGTCCACGGTCAGGACGGCCTCGATGAGATCAGCCTGACGACGCCGACGACGGTGGCCCGGCTGGAAGCGGGCGAGGTCCATGTGGAGACCCTCGATCCCCGCGCCTACGGCTTCGACTGCTGCGCCCCCGAGGACCTCAAAGGGGGCGACCGCGACCAGAACGCCGCCATCACCGAGGCGATCTTGAAGGGTGAGCGGGGGCCGCGCCGGGACATCGTCCTCTTAAACGCCGCCGCCGCCCTCTGCGTCTCCGGAAAGGTCAACGGACTGGAACAGGGGATCGCCCTGGCCCGGACGGTCATCGACAGCGGCGAAGCCCTGGGCCTGCTGGAGCAGGTGAAAGCCTTCACGGCGGAAGCGGCAGCACTGCGGGAACAAGGGGTGAGCGCATGA
- a CDS encoding anthranilate synthase component II, giving the protein MIVVIDNYDSFTYNLVQYLGEMVDAIEVYRNDAIAPEAIAGLNPSHIVISPGPCTPNEAGISMDVIRRYAGQIPILGVCLGHQSIGQVFGGRVIRAPRLMHGKTSPIHHDGRTIFAGLPNPFTATRYHSLIVEEESLPDCLEITARSDQGEIMGLRHREYAVEGVQFHPESILTEAGKGLLRNFLSLR; this is encoded by the coding sequence GTGATCGTCGTCATCGATAACTACGATTCCTTCACTTATAACCTGGTCCAGTACCTGGGGGAGATGGTCGACGCCATCGAGGTTTACCGCAACGACGCCATCGCGCCCGAGGCCATCGCCGGCCTCAACCCCTCCCACATCGTCATCTCGCCGGGACCCTGCACCCCCAACGAGGCGGGCATCTCGATGGATGTGATCCGCCGCTACGCCGGGCAGATCCCCATCCTGGGCGTCTGCCTCGGTCACCAGTCCATCGGTCAGGTCTTCGGCGGGCGCGTCATCCGGGCGCCCCGATTGATGCACGGCAAGACATCGCCCATCCATCATGACGGGCGGACGATCTTTGCCGGATTGCCCAACCCCTTCACGGCCACGCGCTACCACTCGCTGATCGTGGAGGAGGAGAGCCTGCCTGACTGCCTGGAGATTACGGCGCGGAGCGATCAGGGTGAAATCATGGGTCTTCGCCACCGGGAGTATGCCGTCGAGGGCGTGCAGTTTCATCCGGAGTCGATCCTGACGGAGGCGGGGAAAGGGCTGTTGCGCAATTTCCTCAGTTTAAGATAA
- the trpE gene encoding anthranilate synthase component I — protein sequence MWISFSTDEDTPITLYRKLAGEGLGYLLESVERGTVLGRYSYAGAEPLAFFSWPPEPSAGATGATAGEPLKCVEQWLADLKVAPVPPNAGLAPFYGGPVGYFSYDLIRHYERLPEHSVDDRQLPEMMLMITRYTLIIDHLRHRGTLVLLAEAGDEAAYRYGQSQLAELLERLREPSSPLPVEAPAVMPAKTPANTAAKAGASGEMPVQSTFAAGNEMTSTFDRAGYCTAVERCKEYIAAGDAFQIVLSQRLTRPLRTHPLNVYRALRSLNPSPYLFYLNLPGMQVAGSSPEALIRVEGRRVETHPIAGTRPRGRDAEEDRRLAEELLADEKERAEHLMLVDLGRNDLGRVCQIGSVRVEQFMEVEHYSHVMHIVSRVAGELKPDVTALDALSCVMPAGTLSGAPKIRAMEIIDELEPVRRGPYGGAVGYLSFDGNLNTCITIRTVLMRDGKAQIQVGAGIVADSVPETEYEETMNKARALFEALAAAEGGLR from the coding sequence ATGTGGATATCCTTCAGCACCGACGAGGATACGCCGATCACGCTGTATCGCAAGCTGGCCGGCGAGGGCTTGGGCTATCTGTTGGAGAGCGTGGAGCGGGGCACTGTCCTCGGGCGCTATTCCTACGCAGGCGCTGAGCCCCTGGCCTTTTTCTCCTGGCCGCCCGAGCCGTCTGCCGGAGCAACCGGCGCCACTGCCGGCGAGCCCCTCAAATGCGTGGAACAGTGGCTGGCCGACCTGAAGGTCGCCCCCGTTCCGCCCAATGCAGGTTTGGCGCCATTCTACGGCGGCCCGGTCGGGTATTTTTCCTACGATCTTATCCGCCATTATGAGCGGTTGCCCGAGCACAGCGTCGATGACCGGCAACTGCCGGAAATGATGCTGATGATCACCCGCTACACCCTGATCATCGATCACCTGCGTCACCGGGGCACCTTGGTCCTGCTGGCCGAAGCCGGCGATGAGGCCGCCTATCGTTACGGCCAGTCGCAACTGGCGGAACTGCTCGAACGGCTGCGCGAACCGTCGTCGCCGCTGCCCGTAGAAGCGCCGGCGGTGATGCCTGCAAAGACACCGGCAAATACAGCGGCCAAGGCAGGGGCTTCCGGTGAAATGCCGGTCCAGTCCACTTTTGCAGCAGGGAATGAGATGACCTCCACCTTTGACCGCGCCGGTTACTGTACGGCCGTGGAGCGTTGCAAGGAGTACATCGCCGCCGGCGACGCCTTCCAGATCGTCCTTTCCCAGCGGCTCACCCGGCCGCTGCGCACCCATCCCTTGAATGTCTACCGGGCGCTGCGCTCGTTGAACCCGTCGCCCTACCTCTTTTACTTGAACCTGCCGGGGATGCAGGTGGCCGGTTCCTCGCCGGAGGCGCTGATCCGTGTTGAGGGCAGGCGGGTGGAGACGCACCCCATCGCCGGGACGCGGCCTCGCGGCCGCGACGCCGAAGAGGACCGCCGCCTGGCCGAGGAACTGCTGGCGGACGAGAAGGAGCGGGCCGAGCACCTGATGCTGGTCGATCTGGGCCGCAACGACCTGGGGCGGGTCTGCCAGATCGGATCGGTCCGGGTGGAACAGTTTATGGAAGTGGAACATTACTCCCATGTGATGCACATCGTCAGCCGCGTCGCCGGGGAGTTGAAACCGGATGTGACGGCGCTTGACGCCCTCAGTTGCGTCATGCCGGCGGGCACCTTGAGCGGCGCCCCGAAGATCCGGGCCATGGAGATCATCGACGAGTTGGAACCGGTGCGCCGGGGACCCTACGGCGGCGCTGTCGGTTACCTCAGTTTCGACGGCAACCTGAACACCTGCATCACCATCCGCACCGTGCTGATGCGCGACGGGAAGGCCCAGATCCAGGTGGGCGCCGGTATCGTGGCCGACTCAGTTCCGGAGACGGAGTATGAAGAGACGATGAATAAGGCGAGGGCGCTCTTTGAGGCCCTGGCTGCGGCGGAAGGGGGATTGCGGTGA
- a CDS encoding S41 family peptidase, which translates to MKKRPLRIPAFLVALLFACWAAILYPFGAASASTATLASADAAASGASAKVDPKLAEVRRLISDYYVDEPASEVFQKNTIKDTIKALKDKHSVYLDEKEYEQLLESVNLNYFGVGMVIAPGAEYPVVEKTFPDSPAEKAGIKSGDAITGINGESTHDVSVDHLAGKVRGPEGTTVKLTFKPAKSEEERTVELKRKRIDLPQVEGKMLEGTIGYIHLSTFGDRTGKEFKATYEKLQASGMKQLIIDLRGNGGGEVIAAEDVADFLLPEGPLYHMVGRKLPKEAFTTTGKETPIPMVVLVDDGSASASELLAAALRERAKAVLIGTKTYGKGSVQTLFDLKAGGVLKLTIARYTTAMDRPVDKVGLTPNQMVGYEPLQLIRAKNALSPDRSKQLRLTLDQPEAWVSDEPVPLDSPPFLKDDHTYLPLRFLGEALGGTVEYRELDRRATITVDGKSLDFPLDGGEVRLNQQPSADIEPLPVVDDRVLVPVRLLSEELGFRVEYYDKSKEVRITQPPKDVSFHN; encoded by the coding sequence ATGAAAAAACGGCCCCTCCGCATCCCCGCCTTCCTGGTTGCCCTCCTGTTCGCCTGCTGGGCAGCCATTCTCTATCCCTTCGGCGCCGCGAGCGCGTCGACGGCAACCCTCGCATCTGCCGATGCCGCTGCGTCTGGAGCATCTGCCAAAGTTGACCCCAAACTGGCCGAGGTCCGCCGCCTCATCTCCGATTACTACGTCGATGAGCCCGCCTCCGAGGTTTTTCAAAAAAACACGATCAAAGACACCATAAAAGCCCTTAAAGACAAGCACTCCGTTTACCTGGATGAAAAGGAATACGAACAACTGCTGGAATCGGTCAATCTGAATTACTTTGGCGTGGGCATGGTCATCGCACCCGGCGCCGAGTATCCTGTCGTAGAAAAAACATTCCCCGACTCCCCGGCCGAAAAAGCCGGCATCAAAAGCGGCGACGCCATCACCGGCATCAACGGAGAATCGACCCATGATGTATCGGTCGATCATTTGGCCGGAAAAGTGCGCGGCCCTGAAGGCACCACCGTCAAGCTCACCTTCAAACCGGCCAAGTCTGAGGAAGAACGGACGGTAGAACTGAAGCGGAAGCGCATCGATCTTCCGCAGGTCGAAGGAAAGATGCTGGAAGGAACCATCGGCTACATCCACCTGAGCACCTTCGGCGACCGGACCGGGAAGGAATTCAAAGCCACCTACGAAAAACTGCAAGCGTCCGGGATGAAGCAACTGATCATCGACCTCCGCGGCAACGGCGGCGGCGAGGTCATAGCGGCGGAAGATGTGGCCGATTTCCTGCTCCCCGAAGGACCCCTCTACCACATGGTCGGCCGAAAATTGCCCAAAGAAGCTTTCACCACCACCGGCAAGGAAACGCCCATCCCCATGGTCGTCCTCGTCGACGACGGCTCCGCCAGCGCCTCGGAACTGCTCGCCGCCGCCCTGCGGGAACGGGCGAAAGCCGTGCTCATCGGCACGAAAACCTATGGCAAGGGATCGGTCCAGACCCTCTTCGATCTCAAAGCCGGCGGTGTGCTGAAGTTGACCATCGCCCGCTACACCACCGCCATGGATCGGCCCGTTGACAAGGTGGGTTTGACGCCGAACCAGATGGTCGGGTACGAACCGCTCCAACTGATCCGGGCAAAGAATGCCCTCTCTCCCGACCGGTCCAAACAACTACGCCTGACCCTCGACCAACCGGAAGCCTGGGTCTCCGATGAGCCGGTCCCTCTCGACAGCCCCCCCTTCTTGAAGGACGACCATACATACCTTCCCCTCCGCTTCCTGGGAGAAGCATTGGGCGGAACCGTGGAGTACCGGGAGCTTGACCGCCGGGCAACCATCACCGTGGATGGGAAAAGCCTCGATTTCCCGCTCGATGGCGGGGAAGTGCGGTTGAATCAACAGCCAAGCGCAGATATTGAACCATTGCCGGTTGTAGATGATCGTGTGCTTGTGCCGGTGCGGTTGCTGAGTGAGGAACTGGGGTTTCGGGTGGAGTATTATGACAAATCTAAAGAGGTGCGGATCACCCAACCTCCAAAGGACGTCTCATTCCACAACTGA
- a CDS encoding DsrE family protein — protein sequence MKIIYHVGDMQGWPKVFNSLGGFFQVAPQSFDLLILANGPGVQGLVKTDNPQGDFSPYERLPELVEKGAKILACENALRRNNIDVKDLPAFVSTVSSSIVELAEKQAAGYSYIRA from the coding sequence GTGAAGATCATCTATCATGTTGGCGATATGCAAGGATGGCCCAAGGTTTTTAACAGTCTGGGCGGGTTCTTTCAGGTAGCTCCGCAGTCCTTCGATCTGCTGATCCTTGCCAACGGACCGGGGGTGCAAGGCCTCGTCAAGACCGATAACCCCCAAGGTGACTTTTCCCCTTACGAGAGACTGCCTGAGTTGGTGGAAAAAGGGGCAAAAATCCTCGCTTGTGAAAACGCGTTGCGACGCAACAACATCGATGTGAAAGACCTCCCCGCCTTCGTCTCTACCGTCTCGTCGAGCATCGTGGAACTGGCGGAAAAACAAGCGGCTGGATATAGCTACATCCGAGCCTAA
- a CDS encoding Gfo/Idh/MocA family protein, translating to MQKLRVGIIGAGMAFEQLHYPAFQELKDHYEIKAICDINRGKAAEWARRLGLSDGDVYTDYMALATRNDIDVIDIMVPIELNYKVTEEVAKAISGTKKGIICEKPLAPTLEQAKAHTELPKKYNVPIMIAENYRFNEEVNIIRDLVRTKRVGDIYYFVQNRVACFPCELGKPNKFPNAPWRQHPDYPGGVIMDTGVHDMAALRHIFGPIDKLQAFGVPLHNGEYAPYASVSVNFRFKSGVVGQFSFFTAGKEMQRPLVGLRIFGTTGMIYLEERDCGFINVAHNDGKSELIQYRPQRGYYNELLNFHKAMTGQEAIAVPPELEYGDTKTILDILQSAKEGSVVSVDAEWDFIPAYDEVRRDQEQPGRPMM from the coding sequence ATGCAAAAACTGCGCGTCGGGATCATCGGGGCCGGCATGGCCTTTGAACAACTCCATTACCCGGCCTTTCAGGAACTGAAGGATCACTACGAGATTAAGGCGATCTGTGACATCAACCGGGGGAAGGCCGCCGAATGGGCGCGGCGACTGGGGCTTTCTGACGGTGATGTGTACACCGATTATATGGCGCTGGCGACACGGAATGATATCGATGTCATCGACATCATGGTGCCCATCGAACTCAACTACAAGGTGACGGAAGAGGTGGCCAAGGCGATTTCGGGCACAAAAAAGGGCATCATCTGTGAAAAGCCCCTGGCGCCCACGCTGGAGCAGGCGAAGGCCCACACAGAACTGCCCAAGAAGTACAATGTGCCGATTATGATCGCCGAAAACTACCGCTTTAATGAAGAGGTCAATATCATCCGCGACCTAGTGCGGACGAAGCGGGTCGGCGATATCTACTACTTTGTGCAAAACCGGGTGGCTTGCTTCCCCTGTGAGCTGGGCAAGCCGAATAAGTTCCCCAACGCGCCCTGGCGGCAGCACCCCGACTATCCGGGCGGCGTGATCATGGACACGGGCGTCCATGACATGGCAGCCCTGCGGCACATCTTCGGACCCATCGACAAGTTGCAAGCCTTTGGCGTGCCGCTCCATAACGGCGAATACGCCCCCTATGCCTCCGTCTCTGTCAACTTTCGCTTCAAAAGCGGCGTTGTGGGCCAGTTCTCCTTCTTCACCGCCGGCAAGGAGATGCAACGGCCGCTGGTGGGCCTGCGCATCTTCGGGACGACAGGGATGATCTATCTGGAGGAGCGGGATTGCGGTTTCATCAACGTGGCCCACAACGACGGCAAGTCGGAACTGATCCAGTACCGGCCACAGCGGGGGTATTACAATGAACTGCTCAATTTCCATAAGGCCATGACTGGGCAAGAGGCGATCGCCGTTCCGCCGGAGTTGGAGTATGGCGACACGAAGACGATCCTCGACATCCTGCAGTCGGCCAAGGAGGGGAGCGTTGTCTCCGTCGATGCGGAGTGGGACTTCATTCCGGCCTATGATGAGGTGCGACGCGATCAAGAGCAACCGGGAAGGCCCATGATGTAA
- a CDS encoding DUF2935 domain-containing protein, which produces MDGASYIETALFEHRFWLQILGDHARFIYTGLAPDETQEIQRARHFIMEFDRLLQAARQAGPETDLQELNQRAQREAQEIRAFKLHLIRRHLTEPIKINLPPTLFNHMVNEVEDYLRILRFLLAGQCPPLSLPHLHLLWLSDASGHAAMIAAGLDPVEKPLIDSSMIYETRFDMLYKKAVALAGFMRTGLRDFPSLDYFNRQVQQEINAFTAFLQEVEATRRTKEVLGFVLPLVPDHMAREECYYLIKLSMASRIPRPNCDPTAPREE; this is translated from the coding sequence TTGGATGGCGCCAGTTACATAGAAACGGCGCTCTTCGAGCACCGTTTCTGGCTGCAGATCCTGGGGGACCATGCCCGTTTCATCTATACGGGTCTCGCCCCTGACGAGACGCAAGAGATCCAGCGGGCTCGTCACTTTATCATGGAATTTGACCGGCTGTTGCAAGCGGCCCGGCAGGCGGGACCGGAAACGGACCTGCAGGAACTCAATCAGCGAGCGCAACGAGAAGCCCAGGAGATCCGCGCCTTCAAGTTGCACCTGATCCGCCGCCACCTTACCGAACCGATCAAGATCAATCTCCCGCCGACCCTCTTCAACCACATGGTCAACGAGGTGGAAGACTACTTGCGCATCCTCCGCTTCCTCTTGGCTGGCCAGTGCCCGCCCCTTTCGCTGCCCCATTTGCACCTGCTCTGGCTGTCCGACGCCTCCGGACACGCCGCCATGATCGCCGCCGGACTCGACCCGGTGGAAAAACCCTTGATCGACTCGAGCATGATTTACGAAACCCGCTTCGACATGCTCTACAAAAAAGCGGTCGCCCTGGCCGGCTTCATGCGCACAGGGCTGCGCGATTTCCCCTCCCTCGACTACTTCAACCGGCAGGTACAGCAGGAGATCAACGCCTTCACAGCATTCTTGCAGGAAGTGGAGGCGACACGGAGGACGAAGGAGGTCCTCGGTTTCGTGCTCCCCCTGGTTCCTGATCACATGGCCCGGGAAGAGTGCTACTACCTGATCAAACTATCGATGGCCTCCCGGATCCCGCGCCCCAACTGCGACCCTACGGCGCCAAGAGAGGAATAA
- a CDS encoding glycosyl hydrolase family 18 protein, whose protein sequence is MQKKLRFIVPLLLILSLLLPGLALAAKKETTPGAPKKTTVTSPTTPTEPAPTEPVTTEPTTTEPTTTEPTTTQPAATEPVITPAPPPSKVILGYYPVDYVGDKTAYNSLVNYGSSMNAISTFTYLVDGQGNLTGTVPTDGLTLAKSKGLKTYALIHNYTNGGFNQSIASSLLGSPANRQNVINQLKTILPANGYAGVNIDIEYINPADRANYTQFVKEVKEALGPMGYTVILSVIGKTYNDTTSNWGGAFDFNAIGQYADYVQIMTYDEHYPGGTPGPVASIGYVTKAVQYTMSTMPKEKILLGIATYGYDWYGTSTKTVNYLTVPKLLSQYGVTPKWDDVSKSPWFNYTDSYGRSHTVWYENPQSTGYKLDLVNQYGLGGIGIWRLGFEDQSFWDVVNAKLK, encoded by the coding sequence ATGCAAAAAAAATTGCGCTTCATCGTGCCACTGCTCCTGATCCTGTCCCTGCTGCTTCCCGGTCTGGCCTTGGCGGCGAAAAAAGAGACTACACCCGGCGCACCGAAGAAAACGACCGTTACCAGCCCAACTACCCCAACCGAACCCGCTCCGACTGAACCGGTTACGACCGAACCCACTACGACAGAACCTACTACAACGGAACCCACTACAACCCAACCGGCTGCTACCGAACCGGTAATCACTCCGGCGCCTCCGCCCAGCAAGGTCATCCTCGGCTACTACCCCGTCGACTATGTGGGCGACAAGACCGCCTACAACTCCCTCGTCAACTACGGCAGTTCCATGAACGCCATCTCCACCTTTACCTATCTGGTGGACGGGCAGGGCAACCTGACCGGCACTGTTCCCACCGACGGGCTCACCCTGGCCAAGTCCAAAGGCCTCAAAACCTACGCCCTGATCCACAACTACACCAACGGCGGTTTCAACCAAAGCATCGCCTCTTCCCTGCTCGGTAGCCCGGCGAACCGCCAGAACGTGATCAACCAGTTGAAGACGATCCTGCCGGCCAACGGATACGCCGGTGTGAACATCGACATTGAGTACATCAACCCGGCCGACCGCGCCAACTACACCCAGTTCGTCAAAGAAGTGAAGGAAGCCCTCGGCCCCATGGGTTATACGGTCATCCTCTCCGTCATCGGCAAGACCTACAATGACACCACCTCCAACTGGGGAGGCGCCTTCGACTTCAACGCCATCGGCCAGTACGCCGACTACGTGCAGATCATGACCTATGACGAGCACTACCCCGGCGGGACCCCCGGCCCGGTCGCCTCCATCGGCTATGTGACCAAGGCCGTCCAGTACACCATGTCGACAATGCCCAAAGAAAAGATCCTCCTCGGCATCGCCACCTACGGCTATGACTGGTATGGAACCAGCACGAAGACAGTAAACTACCTCACCGTACCCAAACTGCTCAGCCAGTACGGTGTGACGCCCAAATGGGACGACGTCTCCAAATCGCCCTGGTTCAACTACACCGACAGCTATGGTCGCAGCCATACGGTGTGGTATGAAAACCCGCAGTCTACGGGGTACAAACTGGACCTTGTCAACCAGTACGGCCTCGGCGGCATCGGCATCTGGCGCCTCGGCTTCGAGGATCAGAGCTTCTGGGATGTCGTCAACGCCAAACTAAAGTAA